From Candidatus Syntrophosphaera sp., a single genomic window includes:
- a CDS encoding 7-carboxy-7-deazaguanine synthase QueE: MNSDLATSLMVSEIFYSLQGESSRAGSPCVFIRLSECNLRCSYCDTQYAWSGGTPMSVMAILQEIDKYPAWLVEITGGEPMLQDGVTDLMQALHEAGYDVMLETNGSIYLADVTDYVVKVVDVKCPGSGCADSFMKWNLKVLQPHDELKFVLTNYYDYRFALEFISANYLENRILLFSPVQSVLPAEILASWMLEDGVTARLQPQLHKLLNLR, from the coding sequence ATGAACAGCGATCTGGCCACCAGTTTGATGGTCTCCGAGATCTTTTACAGCCTGCAGGGCGAATCCTCCCGCGCGGGCAGCCCCTGCGTCTTCATCCGGCTGAGCGAGTGCAATCTGCGTTGTTCCTATTGCGACACCCAGTATGCCTGGAGTGGCGGCACTCCGATGTCCGTGATGGCGATTCTGCAGGAGATAGACAAATATCCAGCCTGGCTGGTGGAGATCACCGGCGGTGAGCCGATGTTGCAGGACGGGGTCACAGACCTGATGCAGGCGCTGCATGAGGCCGGATACGACGTCATGCTGGAGACCAACGGCTCGATCTATCTGGCAGACGTTACGGATTACGTGGTCAAGGTCGTGGACGTAAAATGCCCCGGCAGCGGCTGCGCGGACAGCTTCATGAAGTGGAATTTGAAGGTTCTGCAGCCGCATGACGAACTGAAATTCGTGCTGACCAACTATTACGACTACCGCTTCGCGCTGGAATTCATCAGCGCCAACTACCTGGAAAACAGGATCCTGCTCTTCTCTCCGGTGCAAAGCGTGCTTCCGGCTGAGATCCTGGCCAGCTGGATGCTCGAAGACGGCGTCACGGCCAGGCTGCAGCCCCAACTCCATAAACTCCTGAACCTCCGCTAA
- a CDS encoding FAD-binding protein, producing MIEVIDQKCVGCGACIRACAYDAIRMEGKLAVIDPEKCTLCGACVQSCPFDAIVIRKLAAEHIDKADFQGIWVFAEQKDGIIAPVVLELLGKGRELADQMEAELSAVLFGSEIEDLSSELIAHGADQVIEVDDPELKHFRDIRYSKALTELAQKYRPAVILAGATVTGRSFIPRVAIQLHTGLTADCTGLEYDPESGNLLQTRPAFGGNIMATIITSNHRPQMATVRHKVMDPLPRDDSRSGIVIREQVVFDFDEEESLWLGFEKEQTTLVNITEANIIVSGGRGLKDAKNFALLEELASALGGAVGASRAAVDAEWIPYSHQVGQTGKTVKPTIYIAVGISGAIQHLAGMSSADYIIAINKDPDAPIFKVADLGIVGDLFEVLPLITKKVNEIRK from the coding sequence ATGATAGAAGTTATTGATCAGAAATGCGTGGGTTGCGGGGCTTGCATCCGCGCCTGTGCCTACGACGCCATCCGCATGGAAGGCAAGCTTGCCGTGATCGACCCGGAAAAGTGCACCCTCTGCGGAGCCTGCGTCCAGTCCTGCCCCTTCGACGCGATCGTGATCCGCAAACTGGCCGCAGAACACATCGACAAAGCCGATTTCCAGGGTATCTGGGTTTTTGCCGAGCAGAAGGACGGAATAATCGCGCCGGTGGTGCTGGAACTTCTGGGCAAGGGACGCGAACTGGCGGACCAGATGGAGGCGGAACTCAGCGCCGTGCTGTTCGGTTCGGAGATCGAGGATCTTTCCTCAGAGCTTATCGCCCATGGTGCCGATCAGGTGATCGAAGTGGACGATCCGGAACTCAAACACTTCCGCGACATCCGCTATAGCAAGGCCCTCACCGAACTGGCCCAGAAATACCGTCCCGCAGTCATCCTGGCCGGGGCAACGGTCACGGGAAGGTCATTCATCCCGCGGGTCGCGATCCAACTCCATACAGGCCTGACGGCTGATTGCACCGGCCTCGAATACGATCCCGAATCCGGCAACCTGCTGCAGACCCGTCCCGCTTTCGGCGGCAATATCATGGCCACGATCATCACCTCCAACCACCGGCCACAGATGGCCACGGTGCGCCACAAGGTCATGGATCCCCTGCCCCGCGACGATTCGCGTTCCGGCATCGTCATACGCGAGCAGGTTGTCTTTGATTTTGACGAGGAGGAGAGCCTCTGGCTGGGTTTTGAAAAGGAGCAGACCACTCTGGTCAACATCACCGAAGCCAATATCATCGTCTCCGGCGGACGCGGATTGAAGGACGCGAAGAATTTCGCCCTGCTGGAAGAGCTGGCCTCCGCCCTTGGCGGTGCGGTCGGGGCTTCCCGCGCAGCGGTGGACGCTGAATGGATCCCCTATTCGCATCAGGTCGGGCAGACCGGCAAGACGGTGAAACCCACGATCTACATTGCAGTGGGGATTTCCGGCGCGATCCAGCACCTGGCTGGAATGTCCTCCGCGGATTACATCATCGCCATCAACAAGGATCCGGACGCCCCGATCTTCAAGGTGGCCGATCTCGGCATTGTGGGCGATCTCTTCGAAGTGCTGCCTCTGATCACCAAAAAGGTGAACGAGATCAGGAAATGA